A stretch of the Bombyx mori chromosome 14, ASM3026992v2 genome encodes the following:
- the LOC119629508 gene encoding uncharacterized protein LOC119629508: MPELGSTRAIALRRFLNLEKKLQADPYLRVKYIDFMADYQKLGHMSPCHSSTFAHKPHFYIPHHGIFKSGSDKLRTVFDGSCKSSNGVSLNDCLHTGPALQQDIVDIILSFRTHPVVFSTDICMMFRNILIHPDQRRYQLILWRSSPDQPLLTYALNTVTYGLRSSPYHAIRTLIQLADDEGHRYPAAAQVLRKSIFVDDILTGHDSVVKAQALQNDLINLLALGGFQLSKWTSNCPQLLERFPDDQCDMPKDFDISPDSNSIKVLDSTIVLAWLNTPPHRLQVFEANRVAKITSNPITSTWKHVPTNLNPADCASRGMSAQSLSAHDLWWSPSWLKEPPDTWPKMPPALGHHALPGLKPKKVPAHIAVPDLDLDLLTRFSSLDKLVGVTACIKRFIFNCRHNSTDRRSGSLTVGERRDALLFWVRSVQHNEFAEDIYRLQAGKICTVRLQRLSPLMKDDLLRVGGRLTHAPIRYDAQHPLVLPSSSPLVDLIIDHYHRINCHPGADTLHAILRQQFWILSARRAIRHRVYKCIRCFRYRAQARAPMMADLPADRVTPQPVFSQVSTDFAGPFLIKSSTLRNVKLMKAYFCVFVCLSTKAVHLELVSSLSTEAFLAAMQRFVSRRGTPNLVRSDCGTNYVGAKNHLIEVQDFLAQNNDTITHRLANQHITWLLQPPTGPWFGGLHEIAVKSTKKLLYHVIGEQHLTFEEFSTLLTRVEAVLNSRPLCPLSSDPSDFEPLTAGHFLIGRPLTALPEPSFDDRPLSALKRFQLIQALSQCFWTLWTKSYLHTLQTRSKWLSTSSPPRVGELVLIKEDNQPPLQWKLGRIIRTLPGKDGVIRVVDLDTKHGSLRRPVFKLARLPLDSAHEEVQPRPPQDVYVPPIAEKHHYDRDSASISLQAGGRTSSQGSAPRGHAGFCKVCIGKIDPYAVPKDLADRQVQDRRQSEMPYVGFGQMEIADNPEHRPKGGNNTPCEASPAPYTA, translated from the exons ATGCCCGAGCTAGGAAGTACCCGTGCCATAGCATTGCGCAGGTTTCTTAATCTTGAAAAGAAGTTACAAGCTGACCCATATCTCCGTGTGAAATACATTGATTTCATGGCAGATTATCAGAAGCTGGGTCACATGTCCCCATGCCACTCGAGTACTTTTGCTCATAAACCTCACTTCTATATCCCTCATCATGGCATCTTCAAGTCGGGATCAGACAAGCTACGCACTGTTTTTGATGGTAGCTGTAAAAGCTCAAATGGTGTCAGCCTAAATGATTGTTTACACACTGGTCCAGCTCTTCAACAGGACATTGTCGATATTATCTTGTCGTTTAGAACTCATCCCGTAGTTTTCAGCACTGACATTTGTATGATGTTCAGAAACATACTCATACATCCCGATCAGAGGCGTTACCAGCTCATtctctggcgctcttcgccagATCAGCCCCTGCTTACATATGCCTTAAACACTGTTACATACGGGTTAAGATCAAGCCCATATCATGCTATACGCACTTTAATCCAATTAGCGGATGATGAAGGTCATCGCTATCCTGCAGCTGCTCAAGTGCTGCGCAAGTCCATATTCGTCGATGATATTCTCACTGGTCACGATTCTGTAGTAAAGGCTCAAGCTCTCCAAAACGACTTGATTAACTTACTAGCCTTAGGTGGTTTTCAGCTCAGTAAATGGACCTCAAACTGCCCTCAGCTTCTTGAAAGATTTCCCGATGATCAGTGTGACATGCCCAAGGACTTTGACATTAGCCCAGACTCCAACTCCATAAAAGTATTAG ACAGTACCATTGTCCTAGCATGGCTAAACACACCTCCTCATAGACTTCAGGTCTTTGAAGCTAACAGGGTTGCCAAGATAACATCCAATCCAATCACCTCCACATGGAAACATGTTCCTACAAACCTGAACCCTGCAGACTGTGCGAGCAGGGGAATGTCTGCCCAGTCACTATCGGCTCATGATCTTTGGTGGTCTCCTAGCTGGCTGAAGGAGCCTCCTGACACCTGGCCCAAAATGCCTCCTGCTCTAGGCCACCATGCATTACCAGGTCTGAAGCCCAAGAAAGTACCAGCTCATATAGCAGTTCCTGACCTCGACCTTGACTTGCTTACTCGATTCAGTTCTCTCGACAAGCTCGTTGGAGTGACAGCTTGCATAAAACGCTTTATTTTCAATTGTAGACACAACTCAACTGATAGGCGCTCTGGTTCCTTGACAGTTGGAGAACGTAGAGATGCTCTGTTATTCTGGGTTCGCTCTGTTCAACACAATGAGTTTGCGGAAGATATTTACCGTCTTCAGGCAGGCAAGATTTGTACCGTTCGACTTCAGCGTCTTTCACCCTTGATGAAAGATGATCTCTTGAGAGTTGGTGGTCGCCTAACTCATGCGCCAATAAGATACGATGCTCAGCATCCTCTCGTTCTGCCCAGCTCTAGCCCACTAGTTGATCTCATCATAGACCACTATCACAGAATAAACTGTCATCCTGGGGCTGACACATTACACGCTATCCTCCGTCAGCAGTTCTGGATACTCTCAGCACGTCGTGCCATCAGGCATCGCGTGTACAAATGCATTAGATGTTTCCGATATCGCGCTCAGGCCAGAGCTCCGATGATGGCTGATTTGCCCGCAGATAGGGTCACACCTCAGCCAGTATTTAGTCAGGTCTCTACAGATTTTGCTGGCCCGTTTCTCATTAAATCTAGTACTTTACGTAACGTCAAACTCATGAAGGCATACTTTTGTGTCTTTGTTTGCTTATCTACCAAGGCGGTTCACTTGGAACTCGTTTCGTCACTCAGCACTGAAGCGTTTCTTGCTGCAATGCAACGGTTTGTATCGCGTCGCGGTACTCCTAATCTTGTCCGTTCTGACTGTGGCACAAATTATGTAGGAGCTAAGAATCATCTCATTGAGGTACAAGATTTTCTCGCGCAAAATAATGACACAATCACGCATAGGCTCGCTAATCAGCACATAACTTGGCTGCTCCAACCGCCCACGGGACCCTGGTTCGGGGGCCTTCACGAAATTGCGGTCAAGAGCACTAAGAAGTTACTTTATCATGTTATAGGTGAACAGCACCTCACGTTTGAagaattttccacacttttaaCTCGAGTCGAGGCAGTACTTAATTCTAGACCTCTCTGCCCACTTTCGTCAGATCCCTCCGATTTTGAGCCACTAACAGCTGGCCACTTTCTTATTGGCCGTCCACTCACCGCTCTTCCTGAGCCATCTTTTGATGATAGGCCATTATCAGCTCTTAAGCGTTTTCAGCTCATCCAAGCTCTCTCTCAGTGTTTTTGGACTCTGTGGACCAAATCCTATCTCCATACCCTCCAAACCCGCTCCAAATGGCTTTCCACATCCTCACCTCCTCGAGTTGGAGAGCTCGTCCTCATCAAAGAGGACAATCAGCCCCCGCTGCAATGGAAACTTGGAAGGATTATCCGCACGTTACCCGGCAAGGATGGAGTGATCAGAGTCGTGGATTTGGACACGAAGCATGGAAGTCTGCGGAGACCTGTGTTCAAGTTAGCCAGGTTGCCGCTGGATTCAGCACATGAAGAAGTTCAGCCCCGGCCGCCCCAGGAT gtgtatgtgccacccatcgcagAGAAACACCACTACGACCGTGATAGTGCCAGCATCAGCCTCCAA gCAGGGGGCCGAACCTCTAGCCAGGggtccgcgcctagggggcacgcAGG